The sequence GGCAATCGGGGTGCATTATTCGTCGGACGACCGTTTGCATGGcggtttgaaattttattcaaacgaTCACGTTTGCCAACCTCAAGAATCGAAACGCCGTTCGCGCAGGAAATAGGTTAAGATCGCCAAGTCAATAAATAACGTAataaggagagagaaaaaagattgaAGTTGTTCTTTTCTCGCAACGaagatgtataaaaataagaataaatacagCTTATAGATGATAGTAGAAAACATATAGGAATTACAGGATTAGTCgcatttatttttacctttGTTGTATCTTCCGGCGTCCCTAAAACACCTCAATCGCGACCGTACGCCACCGTACACACCAGTGGCGCTAGATTTGAACAGCCAGCACCTTCTCTTTCCTTCTAATAACCGATTTGCAACAGACACGACGAAAGCGACCGAGCCGGCCCGAGACCACGACTGACTTGTGTGCTCGGCGGAGCACTCGAGGTGCTGGCGGTGCTGCACTGCTGCCTGTGTTGGCAGGTGTTGGGGGCCCAAATCCTACATCACTGTCGTGCGCACGTGCTCGTACCTAACCTCAAAAGAACCCGATGCAATATTCACCGATTCACGAGAACGTCGGGAACGCGCCGAGAACGTAACGGGGAAGTCGAGAAAGACCATTTCACGCAAATATTGATTAACTATGGCGATGCAAGTCCCGACTGACGTGGATGCCGATCAGATTAAGTCTGTATGTATTACCAGCGTTAGAACGATATCGTTGCTACGCTATAAGCAGCTCTTAAAAGCGTACGAACGTTGCGCGAGTTATATTTACATTCGTCTTCGACGAGACGATGTAAATGAACTGCcccgcacacacatacacgcgcgcgcgtgacgtAACCTGAATATTTGTTGTTCTGCAGTTTCGGGACTTTTTAGCCTCGTATAATAAGCTCTCTGAGATTTGCTTTATCGACTGCGTAAGCGACTTCACGACGCGAGAGATCAAAGGCAAGGAGGAGAAGTGCGTCCTGAACTGCATGGAGAAGTACCTGAAGATGAATCAGAGGGTATCACAACGTTTCCAAGAGTTTCAAATGACTGCTAATGAGAATTTTCTGGCTGCCACGAGACAAGGTCAGGCGAATTAGTTTCAAAGTAGAATCATAGACGAAATGTGATCTTGTcacttttatttgaatcttTTTGGTGTAATCATCAGATTACAACCGCTGTAAGTTTCTTGAATACCTCTGTTTGATAGGCTGATTCATTCAACATCTAATAGATACATGTTCaagataaagtttttattttgcagtTAAGGAACATTGactgtataataaattgtactctataatatattgtaatatataaaacattaaacatGTAAAGTATGAAAGGGATGGAGTTGtacatgttaaatatataagtaaacttGTTTGATGTATTTAATATGAGTGTGGAAGTGCAAGTTTGATTCTGAACCACATAGTCTTAGATGTACTGTAAtctttttcagttttatataacatttgcatataaatattacattttttacaatataaatttatagtaacatgaataactatataaattcATTTAGTAAGTAAAAGTTgcaataaaatacttatatatattacaatttctgTAGAATCTTTTCGCATCATGTCATGtgaatattaacatttttctaaatttcaataatacataaggatgttacacataaaacgtatatatacgtgtatgcatatatatacacatttcagaaaaaaaaaactaaatatttttcatatttatacatacatacacacatgtaaataaatttaactagaTTTGGAATGTCCAAAATCAGGAAACTTTGACTTCCCTTGTACTTCAATGTCCATACTTTCGCTTTCCCATTCGAATGAAGAAAATGTTTGTACATTCGCTTGTATCGAGCCCATATTGCCTTGTGTCTGATTTATGATCTGCGAAGAGCTGAAGCTCGCGGTGGAGATCTGAGGTTCCTCGGTTTGCATCGTCGAGTCCGAGTTCGGTGAATTCGGAGGTGTCTTACGCAGCCTCTTGTAGTCAGAGAATCTGTTCAACGACACTTGGTCCACGCACACGGCCTGCGTGGTGTGCCGCGTTTTGTACAGTATCGGGCAGCCTTGATCGCCTTTCATGCTCAAACTGTATAGATTCGCGAGCCGACGTAGCTTCTCCCGCTCGGGTTGCCGCATGGGATGGAGTCTCAGCTCGCTCTGAGTAGGATCCTGCAGGAATCGCGAGACTTTCTCGTTCGCCGACGTTATGATGGAGTAGCCGGGCTTGTTGTCGACGTGACGTCGCCCGGCGCGGATCTCTCTGCCGCTCAGGCCCTCACGAATGCGTTGTATTCTCTGCCTGTAGTTTTTCTTGGCCTCCGCAACCGAGTGCTCGCCGTGCAGCATTATCTGGAAGGTCGAATCCGACGTGGCTTTGTCGTCGCTGGTGCTCTCCCCGTCGTCCCGCCAACTTGACTCTCCGATCCAATCGGACTGTTCGTCATCTCCTGCAGATATTACATGTATGATTTGTATAATGTGTGGCATAACGCAAGTCTacttaactaaattttttgtacaatcttctctttttctttcatttagtttgaaaagaaaagaagacgaATTTAGCTGTGCAAGTTTAACTAAAAAGAACAGGTTTATTTAACACTGCTTTCGAGCGCAACCTACCTTCTCTGTCCTCGTCGTTGGTGATGAGACCCGCCTCCGAATCGCTGGACGAGATGCTCGAGCTGGATATACGAGAGCAATCCACAGTGTCCTCGCCTTGTATCTTATCACGATTTTTCGGCTTTGCATTTTTGGTCGGTTTCGGCACTCTCATCTCACAGTCTATCGAACGCTCCCTGCACGATCTCTTACGTTTTCCGCACCTGCAAATGTGAAAATTGAACGAATCATTGTTGTGCATGCGTACAAattgaaaagataaataactaaatttatttcccTACCATATGGCGCTGTATCTATTTTTACAATCGCTTCGGAAGATACGTTTTTTCCCACCGAACGTCGAAGCCGACATAATCGCCATCGCTTGGGAGGTGGACGCGTTAGAGTCGGAGTCGATCGCCATCCTCTTGAACTTCCTCTTGCGTCTGATGTTCGTTCTCGGCACGAAGTTCTCGTTCACCGAGTCGCTCTCGATGTTACTGACGTTGTTCAGGTTCGGAAAGTGCGCGAAGCGTTTCGTCTGATTGGTTTCGTCGCTGTCCGACTGGTACTTCGTGACATTGGCAGTTTTCGGAATGCGAATTTCGCAAATAGAAGATGAGCTGTCGTCCGAGTGCTTGCTTGTGCTTAGAGCCGCTGCAAAAGGGAAAACATTATCGATCAAACGTCGGTACAATTGACATTACTTTGACGTTACACGTTACTTTGGTTCTCGATCACATGCAGTCAATATCTAACTTCCCGATGCTGCGGGGATTCGTTTCTACAAAGATTATCTTGACGCCGACCACGTGCCTCGCAGAGGTGAAACTGTAAATTACTGGTTGCACAGGACACGCTCAAGACACTCCCTGTCACTCGTATTTCATTCTGACGTTTCGTTCGAGGTGGGTATTTTCAAGTTCGTATCGGGATCGTCGTTCCTTACACTTACGAATATTGCCCGTGGAGCGGGCCCGCCTCCTGATGCCCCATCGGCGCCTGAGATTCGCGCTGTTGCTGCTCTCCTCGAGTGCCAGGGTCAAGTCGTGCACAAGGGCCTCCATTTTTACTCTTAAATCCGCCGGTACAGCCTTCAGAACACGCTCCATTTGAAGGACGCGTTTTTTGCTGCAAAACAAAGCATCGGGGACGGTAAAGGGTACTCTACTCCTCGGCTACGCCGCGTGCGCGTGATCGACGTTCGGTCGATTTATCGCGAGCGTGATTACATGGCGACCATAACTCTCGCTCCAAGTGACAAGTCACcgagtttctctctctcccgacGCGTCGACATTCAACGCTCTCGCGGATTTCTAAAATTACAGCCCGATGCCGCGACCCGCCGCGTTCCCCCATTTCTCTCTTATctcaattacaatttaattatcgcTACGTTGAGATTCCCGTGCGTACGAGAGATATACGAGTAATGCTTGCTATTCACATCTGATCGTTTCGTTACGGCGTAGTGGACGGTCCGTGCcgagcgacgacgacgacgaggacgacgggCGATGCGATTAATTCGCGATCCATTCTCGGGCGATGACGGGCGGCCTGCTGGTGATCTCTGTCGTTGGCGGGCGACGGGGAACGACGCGGCGCCGAAAAGCGGCGATGTCCATCTCCCGGGGCCGGGGACGCATATACGTCCGCGCGCGATACTTCAATCGCCGAGGAGGGGATCAAAACAAATCGTTGCGATTGCGTCGGGGCTTTTAACTCCCCGTCGCGGCGTGTGTGACACAATACGTAACATCCTGCCCGCGcgctcactctctctctctctctctctctctcacctcTTACAAGTGACGTCCATGAGTCCCGTCGCCTCAGAGCTGCCTCCTCATTGTCGGAATCCCCGGTTCGCTCCGTCCAGGTTGAATGACAACAAAAGGGAGGATCGCGCGACGTCTACGTGAATGTAACACTTTGGAAGGCCTGTTGTCGCGGGATCGCCGACGTTATTTTCCACCGTGaaacatgtgtgtgtgttctcgCGCCCCGAGAGGCACGGTGAACGGTACGTTTTGATCGACGTCGGTCGCTTCATGAGAACCCGTCTCTCGCTCGATCGGAGGAAAATCTCCCTCCTCTCCGCTCCGGTCGACTGCTTTGACATCTGTCCATCCGTTTGTTATACCAGAGaggagaggaacctgagagcggccaccgtGGCTTTTTTCATGCGACcaatatttgactagcatcagcgccaaacgtggatgtaaagcccgttctacattaattgcagtcgccagttgcaatttgcaacactcaataaatgtcgagctttaactagaaactaagcGCCTATTGGATGTTGCAATTCGCAACTAGCTGcttgcgattaatgtaaaacagactttacatccacgtttggcgctgatatgctagtcaaatatcggTCGCACAAAAAAGGTCGCGGTGGCCACTCTCAGATTCCTCTCTGCTGTAACTACAAAAGTTCAAATTAATCAACTTTTACAGATACCTTTATCGCCTCTTTAATAGGTTACTAGTCTTTCAACTTCTTACGTTTATGGTTATGGTAACATTCTATTGGACCCGCGCCctaaaggtgccttttcacgctgacgcttgacgctcattttcagcgtcaaaagacatcacgtgactaaaaatgacgaatgggtatctttatttttagtcacgtgatgtcttttgacgctgaaaatgagcgtcaagcgtcagcgCGAAAAGGCACCTTTACTCTTCTTATAGGAACTCTACCTCTCTGCTaagcatattttaaaaattcacaatATGCCataggagagaaagagaaatatatatacaaactattttttctaaaagctagCTGTCGCATTCTTTATAtagcaatcttttttttaataatgtgtataaagtaaaataagagAACTCCTCTCGTCAAACGATAACTTTTGATTGAATTGAAACAAGAAAGCAGTATCAGGATCTTGATACCAAAAAGGCTGATTAATATTGCCAAGATATCTCATTcgaatgttataaatattcttttcttcctctcttaaATGTAGTGCAAGTATAAAGAaagttatttgtaaaaaaaaaaattatttaagaacaaAGAGGACAAATGACGAATGATTTTACTATTTGTAGAGATCTGTCGAGGAGTGTAAACAATTCTTAGAGTATAACCCGATATTCAATGATTAAACATTGACTTAATTACATAAACCCATTTCTACCAATtaatagattaactttaatttcggtttaatttatttatcttattttagttccaaaaattagaaagagataaagagttagttaattcgaaattaaaattaatctacgttggtagaaatgggCCTTAAGTAATTATAGGTTAATCCAAATTGTGtaagcttttattatataccatCTCTAGACTTTTCCATCCATGATAGCCCTCTTATTCCCTCAGCTCGTAagttaattatgtatttttatattaaagtagcGTATATACATgacaaacatataaaaagtaaGATACTTGCATCAAACAAAACTTGAAATTTCGATCTAAGCtaggatataaaaataacttacaacacattcaaaatttatcaaattttttgaaaatatattgagCTCTTcttacatgtaaaaaaaagggaacaattaatgtaatatcaaaatacTGTCACAGTCTATCGGAACATTAATAAtgtgaatattgattaaaaggaTGACACCATTTCGCTATACTAATCGTGTTACTCTGCTATAAATTTAGTAGTGTCAATTCTGCATTGCGCTAGTACTGTGATGAatcaaaaataacatttaaatctaaaattaaaataatatattatcttaaaagTACCTTTAATTCTCTTCGCCTTATTTGTacttcaatatatatatatatatatatatatatatatatataacagattatttaatttttttgattggTAAAATACATGTATGGCATCATcttcttgaaatttattatgctgaattattatttaaaataaattttcgtcaaatatatttatttcaaataataattcagcataataaatttcaagatgATGCTATACATGTCGAACGCTATAATAGGACAAAATTTTCCGAAACGACACAATACAGTACCATTAATTACAGGTTAGTTGCATACGAATATCTAATTTCTacatcgttatttttttcctcgtCGTAGATCTTTGGCAACAGGTAATACTTGATGGATCCAATATTCCTTTTCTTAGACTTTTTCACATGTGTCATCTTGTATTCACAGACTAAAGGCACCTTGTCAGATATGGACAGCTGAATTTGGTTGCAGAGAAGatcaatttttggaaaattattcAGATAACGGCACGGAAATGTAAACTTCATTGGTGATTGATAATCTTCCATCTGAATTACTACCGATTTTTCTTCATTATCCGCGTCCGCAGTCTGCTCTACTTGGATGTTAGCtgcaaagaaaatagaaaCGGCATGAGAAACTCGTATATAAAGAATTGGTATTTACCTGTGCAAATCAGTATTTCCCatcatcttttatattaaatattctgtgtttgtaatattatttataaatatcgttTTGAACTCTTACTTTGATTAAACCTGTATATAAATGCATCTACAAAATTTGTTCTACACTTTCATTTAGCACCA is a genomic window of Monomorium pharaonis isolate MP-MQ-018 chromosome 7, ASM1337386v2, whole genome shotgun sequence containing:
- the LOC105830519 gene encoding mitochondrial import inner membrane translocase subunit Tim9; the encoded protein is MAMQVPTDVDADQIKSFRDFLASYNKLSEICFIDCVSDFTTREIKGKEEKCVLNCMEKYLKMNQRVSQRFQEFQMTANENFLAATRQGQAN
- the LOC105830518 gene encoding G patch domain-containing protein 2-like isoform X2: MERVLKAVPADLRVKMEALVHDLTLALEESSNSANLRRRWGIRRRARSTGNIPALSTSKHSDDSSSSICEIRIPKTANVTKYQSDSDETNQTKRFAHFPNLNNVSNIESDSVNENFVPRTNIRRKRKFKRMAIDSDSNASTSQAMAIMSASTFGGKKRIFRSDCKNRYSAIWCGKRKRSCRERSIDCEMRVPKPTKNAKPKNRDKIQGEDTVDCSRISSSSISSSDSEAGLITNDEDREGDDEQSDWIGESSWRDDGESTSDDKATSDSTFQIMLHGEHSVAEAKKNYRQRIQRIREGLSGREIRAGRRHVDNKPGYSIITSANEKVSRFLQDPTQSELRLHPMRQPEREKLRRLANLYSLSMKGDQGCPILYKTRHTTQAVCVDQVSLNRFSDYKRLRKTPPNSPNSDSTMQTEEPQISTASFSSSQIINQTQGNMGSIQANVQTFSSFEWESESMDIEVQGKSKFPDFGHSKSS
- the LOC105830518 gene encoding G patch domain-containing protein 2-like isoform X1 produces the protein MDVTCKSKKRVLQMERVLKAVPADLRVKMEALVHDLTLALEESSNSANLRRRWGIRRRARSTGNIPALSTSKHSDDSSSSICEIRIPKTANVTKYQSDSDETNQTKRFAHFPNLNNVSNIESDSVNENFVPRTNIRRKRKFKRMAIDSDSNASTSQAMAIMSASTFGGKKRIFRSDCKNRYSAIWCGKRKRSCRERSIDCEMRVPKPTKNAKPKNRDKIQGEDTVDCSRISSSSISSSDSEAGLITNDEDREGDDEQSDWIGESSWRDDGESTSDDKATSDSTFQIMLHGEHSVAEAKKNYRQRIQRIREGLSGREIRAGRRHVDNKPGYSIITSANEKVSRFLQDPTQSELRLHPMRQPEREKLRRLANLYSLSMKGDQGCPILYKTRHTTQAVCVDQVSLNRFSDYKRLRKTPPNSPNSDSTMQTEEPQISTASFSSSQIINQTQGNMGSIQANVQTFSSFEWESESMDIEVQGKSKFPDFGHSKSS